The following is a genomic window from Streptomyces chrestomyceticus JCM 4735.
ATCGCCAAGAAGGAACTCGTGGAACTGGTGGAGGCGAGCCACGAGACGCTGCGCTCGCAGTTGACCACCCTGCGCGCCCACGGCCTGGTGCGCGAAGACCTGAGCGTCGACCAGCAGATGTACGTCTGCATGGCGACGGTCACCGGTTACGTCCAGGCCGAGGTGCTGCTTCCCGACCGCGCCCCGGGCGCCCCGGAGGAGCGGGCCGACCTGCTGTGCCACACGGTCCGCACCGCGCTGGAGCCGCCCGGCGACCCCGACCCGGAGGCCGTCGCCGCGGCGGCCCCCGCCGTCATCACGCGCTACGCGCGTCTGGAGGAGCTGAGCCGGCAGGAAGTACGGCGCCAGCTCCGCCCGTGACCCTCGGTCACGCCTGATCAGGAGGAGAACGCACGATGACCACATCGCCCACCGAGTCCCGGGCGGCCACCCCGCCCGACTCCACCGCCTCCCC
Proteins encoded in this region:
- a CDS encoding TetR/AcrR family transcriptional regulator; translated protein: MEADERAERGERVLDAACELLLAWGYRRVTADEIARRADVGKGTVYLHWKNKDALLLAVVLRAKAADHRRQLDRMRADHRCILPSRALRGSLLDFMDDPVLRALYLDDSDILGRLNDIAKKELVELVEASHETLRSQLTTLRAHGLVREDLSVDQQMYVCMATVTGYVQAEVLLPDRAPGAPEERADLLCHTVRTALEPPGDPDPEAVAAAAPAVITRYARLEELSRQEVRRQLRP